The following are encoded together in the Daucus carota subsp. sativus chromosome 5, DH1 v3.0, whole genome shotgun sequence genome:
- the LOC108224075 gene encoding cytochrome P450 84A1, translating into METNATTAMTILFFILPLLSFFILSSFKRKRFPPGPKGWPIIGNLLMMDTLTHRGLAKLAARYGGLVHLRMGFLHMFTVSTPDMAREVLQIQDNIFANRPATMNISYLTYDRADMAFANYGPFWRQMRKISVMKLFSRKRAESWDSVREEVDDMVKIVVSNTGCSVNIGELVFGLTRNIIYRAAFGSLSHEGQDEFIKILQEFSKLFGAFNICDFVPGLTWADPQGFMGRLVKARASLDGFIDSIIDEHIEKKKSCKIDEGNSDMVYELLDFYSEDKATVSVSEDLNTSLKLTRDNIKAIIMDVMFGGTETVASAIEWAMSELMRSPEDLKKVQQELNNVVGLHRRVEESDFDKLTFLKCCIKETLRLHPPIPLLLHETAQDAEIAGYHIPARSRVIINSWAVNRDPNSWADPDTFKPSRFLKEGMPDFKGSNFEFIPFGSGRRSCPGMQLGLYALEIAVAHLLHCFSWELPDGMKPSEVDTDDVFGLTAPRATRLVAVPTPRLLCPIC; encoded by the exons ATGGAAACCAACGCTACTACTGCTATGACGATCCTTTTCTTCATTCTCCCCCTGCTTAGTTTCTTTATATTGTCGAGCTTCAAACGTAAACGCTTCCCTCCGGGGCCCAAAGGCTGGCCCATCATCGGCAACTTGTTGATGATGGACACGCTGACGCACCGCGGACTAGCGAAACTCGCGGCTCGATACGGGGGTCTTGTGCACCTCCGCATGGGATTCCTCCATATGTTCACCGTCTCGACGCCCGATATGGCCCGAGAAGTGCTCCAAATTCAGGATAATATTTTCGCCAACCGTCCCGCGACGATGAATATCAGCTACCTCACGTATGACCGAGCCGATATGGCCTTCGCGAATTACGGGCCGTTTTGGCGCCAAATGCGGAAAATATCGGTGATGAAGCTGTTCAGCCGAAAACGGGCCGAGTCGTGGGACTCGGTCCGCGAAGAAGTCGACGATATGGTGAAAATCGTGGTGTCGAACACGGGGTGTTCGGTTAACATCGGAGAGCTCGTTTTCGGGCTCACGAGGAACATTATTTACCGCGCCGCATTCGGGTCATTATCGCACGAAGGGCAAGACGAATTCATCAAGATACTCCAGGAGTTTTCGAAACTGTTCGGCGCTTTCAATATCTGTGATTTTGTTCCGGGGCTAACCTGGGCTGATCCACAGGGGTTCATGGGTCGGCTGGTGAAAGCTCGAGCCTCGCTCGATGGGTTCATAGACTCGATTATTGATGAACACATCGAGAAAAAGAAGAGCTGTAAAATCGACGAGGGGAATAGTGACATGGTGTATGAGCTCCTGGATTTTTACAGCGAGGACAAGGCTACAGTGAGCGTGTCTGAAGATTTGAACACCTCGTTGAAGCTCACGAGAGATAATATCAAAGCCATCATTATG GATGTAATGTTTGGTGGGACCGAGACAGTGGCGTCTGCCATAGAGTGGGCCATGTCGGAGCTAATGAGGAGCCCAGAGGACCTCAAAAAAGTCCAACAAGAACTCAACAATGTGGTTGGGCTTCACCGCCGGGTTGAAGAAAGTGATTTCGACAAACTCACTTTCCTCAAATGTTGCATAAAGGAGACTCTCAGACTCCACCCTCCCATTCCATTACTTTTACACGAGACGGCCCAAGACGCCGAGATCGCTGGATATCACATTCCAGCGAGATCTCGGGTTATCATCAACTCTTGGGCCGTCAACCGGGATCCAAACTCTTGGGCTGACCCGGACACATTCAAACCCTCCAGGTTTCTAAAAGAGGGTATGCCTGATTTTAAAGGAAGCAACTTTGAATTCATACCATTCGGGTCGGGTCGGAGGTCGTGTCCGGGCATGCAACTCGGACTCTATGCACTTGAGATAGCTGTGGCTCACCTTCTGCATTGTTTTAGCTGGGAGTTGCCTGATGGCATGAAACCAAGCGAAGTTGACACGGATGACGTGTTCGGGCTCACTGCGCCGAGAGCGACTCGGCTTGTGGCTGTGCCAACTCCACGCTTGTTATGTCCTATCTGCTGA